The Cryptomeria japonica chromosome 2, Sugi_1.0, whole genome shotgun sequence region CTGATCACAATCAAATCACATGACTTAGCCACACAAGTTAACTTAAACCTGTTTGTTGCACAAAGAATCTGCCGTCAGCGATCTTAAAACTGTTAGTCGTGTGAATTGGATCCTTATGACACTCAAATGCTGCCTCTGTCATGCTCATTAGGGTTCACTGCCAGCAAATTACTGAATGATCGcgaaatttattattttattcatttcatgCTGGTATATTTCCTCCTGTCATGTGATTCAATGCTCATCATCACTTGGTTGTTCTTCCATTGCATGTGTGCATTGCCAGTTAACTTGAGTCTGGTCACTCCTTTCCGTTCATTTTGTCAGCATCAGGCTTCCAGACATGCAGGTTTATGACTTTGACCATCATTTGTCTGCCCTGTTGCATGATTTGCATTGTGTTGCCACCTTTTCCAGTTTCCCATCACACGATTTATAAGACATTACCACTATTAAACTTGGATTGTTTAGAGACTTTTGCCAACCTTAGAACCTGAAATATGCGACATTAGACTGCTTCTTGCATTTGCGAACTCTGATCTAACTAGTGCATGTGTCTTTTCCTCGGCATTTCATTAATTAGAATGACTACTGCTGCTCCCCAAACACCCTTTTTATGTTCCTCATTTAAATTGTTCACAGAGTCTGCACTTTGTTTGCTACAGTGAATGACTGTAGGAAAAAATGACAAGTCTTCGTGTCTAAATATATAAAAATCGCTGCGATTTAATAATATCACATCGGCAGTAATTAAGACCTAAAATATTGGCCGTCCCTCTTTTATAGATAAACtgtttttcttttcaactttgCAGTAGTGTAACAGTGCCCTATCCCTAGGTCTACGTTTCAGTCGGACCATTTCTTGGCATCTGACCCTCAATTCGTTTGTCATTATTGTTTCCCGTTGCCTATTTAACAAGGAGCAAAGAACAAGCGAAATACCGAGCATTTAATTATTCAAGTTCACAGTCATTAATTCAGGATTAAGGACaatgaataaagaatatttaaGTGACCAGGATAAACAACAGATGTCAGAGGGATTGCCAGATACACCACGCATAAGAACAGAAAGTTAGTAATAAGGCAACTTCATCTGTgctaaaattaaaataaacaaagCGCAAAACTGCAAAATGAGAGTCGGTGGCTTCAATGCCACAGAAGCCATTGAAAAGTTTGTCATTGCACATAAAAAGAAAATCCAATTATCAAATCCCACAACTTTTCAAAGCAAGGCATACAAGTTTTTCAATTTCCCTtctagaaagaaaaataaagatcTCTCCTTTATACGAGACAAACAGTACAAAACTTGATACAACAAACGCACGCAGTCACGGAAAAAAAATCCATTCTGTATCCAACAAATTTGGATCTCTAACCTGCTATGACTGACGTCGAGGAGGAACCCCTAATCTTCTTCTAATACTTTCTCCAAGTCGAACCAGATCACCCACCTGGCGTTCAGAAGCACAAACCCCAAATCAATGAACATGTCTGCACTTCCACAAAATGGGCAAGCAATAAAATTGGCTGCAACCCGGGCGAAGAATAGAGAAAACGAAGCTTTAAGGAAGGGAATACCTGATGAATCCCAGAGTGATGGAGGGCTCCTCCAAGAGCACAGGCCGCTGCTCCTACATACAGAGAGGCAACTCCAAATGCTTTTACGGGCATCAGCGCATCCCCGCACCCCCTTCTGTATGCAACTGTTGCTACTGCCAGTTGCGTCACTCCCCCTGCTACCCACCAAAACCCtgctcctcctcttcctcctcctccctcCGCCGCCTCTTTCTCCATTAATTTGCAATGCACTATCTTCACCACCTCGCTACCGCACTCAAATTGTGACAGTGGCCGCCATAGGCGTTCTTATTAGTCTGCATGCAAAAACCATTTGGGTTTACATTTGAACACGAAAATTTTTATATAGTGTTCTGCTATATCAATAGCGAAGACTAGAATTTATCTTCAAGTGCTGCAAAATTTGAACTATTCAATTCGGCTATATACCCAGAAAGGGACGCAATGGCTTACTGGAatcgaatttgaatttcttttcatTGCATCAACGTCATTGTAATCAAAGCGGTTTCCAGGGATGGGGCTCAAATTCATCGTAACGTCCTCGCTACATCTTCTACTCTTCTACAGCAAATTTGAACaataattttgatgtttttgtctACTTCTGTTTCTTCAATCGAAGTGTATGATAAATGTTGTTTTGTTCCCCTTTTCCCACTCTTCTTAGGTATTGTTCATCTACCTCTTTCACAACTTGGGAAAACTGATTCTTAATTGAATCATCAACACTTTGGTTTTATAAGCTTTTTTATCATGGTATTGGGGTTGCATTCTTTGATATAATAGACTTTTATATGCTTATTTTTTTTGTCCATGAgttattcttgaatttttctttcacaattttttttaattctttattgGTGTTCGAATATTTCTGTATACTAACATCTCAGTTTTTcatatatttatcattttatttcatcTATGCGTTCTTTCTTCTGACTAGCCTTTCCTCCATAATCAATTTATGCCAACAGTGTTTTTCCATGTCGAGTCTTCTTTAAAACACTTACTAAACTAACCATCGTTGATGCTTCCAAAGAATAGGTGCTAGTTTTAGCCATAGAATCTCATATGCGACAACAGTTTTAATATTGAGACTGCTTATGATTATATGTTTTCGAATTCTTTCTACTTGCCTCAATTTCTAATCCAACATATGGTTGCCCCAAAGTTCACATCCATATAGGATCACCAGGGTGACCTACAAATTGAAAAGcatcctcttgattttccaatccCATAGCTCTGCATTCTAACACCTATTTTATAGCAAATATAGTGTTTTCAGCCCTCCTTGAATTCTTTTTGCTCTACACGTTTCCCAGTTAGGTCTGTTGTGAAAATTGAGCCCAAGGTATGTGTACTCATTCACCACATCCAATAGATTGTCTTCagaaagaaagttattttgtatCTTTTCTTCTCAAAAAGAAGATCATTACTTTGGTCTTGCTAATATTCACTTGCTTCTCTACCTCTTGACAAAAGGTTTCAAGAGCCTTGAGGTGTTCCCTAAACCACATGTTGTTTTAGCAATTTGGATGAAATCAAAAAACATATAGAAGTAACTTTATTGCATATTTTAGCCAACCGAACTCATTCTCCATTAGTCTTGTTTAGCCATTCTTTTAAGTTATCAATAAATATcccaaacaaagttggagaaagtGGGCAGCCTTGTTTGACACCAATATCACTACCAAAACATTTTGACATTCCATCTAAGGTTCTGATTTTAGCCTTGACTATCTCATATAGCCTATGAACTACAGCTCTAAGCACATTTGGAATTCTCGATTACTCCATTCTATTCCATAAGTTGAATGGAGAATTTTAATAGCCTTCGAGACATCTAGCAATCTATGAGATCAAGAGTAGTAAAATAAAGGTTGCCTTAGAGTTGTAAATTTTGATGTAAATACATAGACACTTTAATGTCTATGAGGCTAAAAATGGTCTTTGGGACAGCCAGTTTTgtccttttaattttattttttttaaatattcaggAAGATGATAAGCATCTCCATCTTCTCAATGGTTTCTTCCTCAAATAAAATGTGCTAGGAAACAATTGTCATTAGATTGGCATGCTTATATTTGTTGTCCTTGAAGGCATCACACtccataataaattaattttttatttatttgtttttatttttaattttttggggtaTTGCAAAAAATACACACCCTTCCTTCCCATGTTTTTTTAGGTCATTTGGATCTATTAGGGTTtctagcagatccgaagcaaatatgaactaacaattatatgcagatttaaatacaaaagataaagaaataaaacaagacacatataacacagagatttaacgtggttcacccagaatgggttacgtccaccatacacaatcgtccaatctttcttattatccagcaaaaatagtacatcaaccttacaatgccttaagcttcccagccgcttataacatgcatttttagggcaaaaaacaaagtctgcctttttagggttttattacaatgtcgattttcatcaacaacaaaaaaacccaaaaaaaaatttatacgtgctgagtgtatagtactttgctaatcagtcgccacatttcaacaagatCTCCCTGCTTCACAtcaaagttgatgagagttggttcttAAATGAGCAATAAAAATTTTGACTCTCCACAAAATACTTCTTGCAAAGGCaagatactattgcattcattgaaAAAACTTTCAATTAATTTGACCAATGAGAGAATTAAAACtttctaaaaaaaataattaattattttatataattatataaaaaactATTTTTCTTAATTCTTATTGATTTGTGTAACTgtaaaattcatttttttcaaaaaaaatacatattattatcagttctaagagatttccacaatccatcatatacaAGAGTGCAGtttatggatttgattgtgtttacgatttttgcatcaacgtttcggatcacactctgtgatccatcatcaggatgaagagagtccttcatcttgatgatggatcatggagggTGATCTGAACTTGTCATTTgactcttcatcctgatgatggatcacggagtgtgatccgaacttgtcatttgactctcttcatcttgatgatggatcacggagtgtgatccgaaatgttgatgcgaAAATCGtaaacacaatcaaatccagaaactgcaCTCTTGTACATATTATTATGCCAAATACATTAATTATTGCTTACACATTTAGTGTGACAAATACATTTAGTGCTAATTGATGTACTTGTTTAACCAAGTGTTGGATATATTTTTTCAAACTTACAGCTTAGAAGCATAGCTAGTTTTGTAGTTTTTTATAAATATCATTGTTAAATGTACACGTgtgaatataattaattttttaataaaacttAAGGTAAAGTTAATCTGATTTACCATTCAAAttgttttcaaaaaatttggagataaatatatttttttaaattaagttttctcAACCTATTCATGATGATGTCATTCTCAATATTAACGATTACCTAGGGTCatgataaaatatttttttcatatacTTAATATAGATTTAATTTTAAAGATAcaagttaaaattaaaattaaatcttgaaTTAAGATACTAAATGTAAGAAATAGAGTTAAGAAATTAAATctaagagataaaattatttttagaattATTTGAGAAAATGAATTTGTTATAAtatcaaaaactcacaaaaattaACACGGAATTTTGTTTTAATCTATATTTTATGTCAAAACACCCATTTTATATTGCCttcttatttttgtttttgatattgaAAGCAACCAAAACTAGGGGTTGACCCAAATACAAGCACAGTAATAGCAGAAGAACAATTTTAGCAGAATTACAACATAGACATAGCCTCCTAaaatttcctctatcaaaaaccttAAACATACTAGCCATGTTAACAAAGTTTATCAGAGTCATAATAAACAGTAAGATATGTCATGCAGGGCTAAAGATAACCGAGTTGAAGATGAACCAATAGAGATTATAACTATGATCATAACTAAAAAAACTAAGGCCACAAAGGccatccaaaaattcaaaaaaccacCATGCAGCAAGCATCTTTATTTCTTTTTGCCATGACTGAGCTTGGGCAGGAGCATCCTAGCCAATTCTTTGGTAACAAATTTAAAGAGGTCTTTGTAGTCCTCTTCCTCCTTCTGTTTTCCTTTATGGGTGTTCTCCTACAAGAGACAAAGGGTGGTCGCAAAGCTGTGCATGACCTTCAACGCAAACCTGGTGACCTCCTGGAGCCTTTTTCAGTGATCTCCGTTCTGCTGACAATTTCCTACATTTTCTCATTCAGggcatccactttcttttccatttCTAGCAGCTTGTCATTTGCTTCCTCCTTGATACTGCTAGCTTCCTCCACAATAACCATTTTCTCAATCCTAAGGGTGGGGGATGGAGAATTGGCCTGGGAATTGGGGTCAATAGTCGGGTTCATAGAGTTGTTAGGGCTTAATTTAGAGACATGGGTAGAGATTTCGGGGAGGGGGCGGAGGTGGATTGGGATAGGGCTTCTTTGCCAGGGGGGTTGGTATCATCTCCCGCATTCTCAGAATCACCTGTGTCATGGGATGAGGAGTGGTCCTTCGGGGATTTATCTTTTTCAGGGGGTTTGGACACCAATCTCACAGAGCAACGAGGGGTGTTAGCTTCATCAGTGATCTCCACATCAGAGTCAATTTGTTGAATCTTCACCTTCTTGGGCTCAAAGGGTTTAGAGTCCTCCGAGTGGCAggcacatttttttcttttcttattgaGAGTAGAAACCTGCAGAGGGTAGGCATTGGAGGGGTCAAGTTCAAGCATAAGAGTAGGGATTTTTTCAGGGTTAGCAGTGGCCAAGGGCGAGGACTGAATTTCAGGCACATTTTGAACAGAGATGGTGCGGGGATGGCAAAGAGCCAGGTGGAAATTGTATAGGCAAAGAATGAGACCTTGATGGAGAATAGTATAATCCTTACTTTTTTTCTTCACTTCAACAACATTTTTGACATTAGCAGCCATAGaatgtgtttatggtaaaaatggaaacaacaacattgaaagactgaatagattcaaccataaaaccctagcctaacaacaacaaatatccaccataacatatgagattacctaagacaatgcaaatcaacaaaatcacaaagattataccatcacatgtccaatagggtttgaatgtccattctttctatctccattgatcttgcttgatatatttgctctcagattttatgtgtgcacaagagctcaacaaagaacggaaatgtggttatAAGTAGGCTTggttgcatatgaaagttcgaaagcgtagttggaggggcttgataatgaaggaagcatctccttatatagaagacactataagaaataaagggataagattgagagatgtaaaagatagatggtcggttaggattaaagggtaggtagaggaaataagaaaataatgagagggtaggtaatgtaggaattaagagatgaatgacatgtgtcatgggtagaaaaggttaatgaattaattaattaaataaaaatttatttaattaatagaagaaatgggatcaattaaataaataagatatttatttaatttaggaaaaaggataatttaaataaataaaattatttatttaaatgagaaataaggctagaagaggataaatgaattaattaaataaataaagatttattccattaatagaataattaggcttaaataattaaataaataaaatatttatttaattagacaggacaattttaggtgtctacattttgcccctcttagagacaatgtagcttgtcgcattgtttcaaagaagataagataaaccgatacaaagttgccccaagatgggaatgatatgccccctcgagagattggatgaaaatgtctgaaatgatcgcagacaatctctcgataagaaagaaatgatagaatggactgacaaaataggatagagtgacagagtcacgagataaagaagactgactcgataAACTAGgggtagggtagtctataagatagacaaCGAGGGAAAACATCCTTGTTGTCATCCACgcacctaagagatcaaagtgcagagagagaagagagcagtcagcagtcagcagcgatggcattggtacacagattcgatcgcgttcgctgatatcagaggccagtagatgcaggagagtcggtgagtaccacaaaacctccttgtactttgttgcattaattgttgtcataaatgcacgttaggtaggtcaataaatgcgCATTAAGTAGGTTGCAAAAAATGTCAAACTGGataaaaaaatgctaaggcgcgtatgcgttggtgccaggcgcgtctgggtaggttaggtgcgtttgtgtcaaaaaaagtgtgtttatgtcttcaaggtcgaatcggcagttctatgataaagatacgttgtcaattggataagttgctaagaggatacactcaaacaagtcctttagggaagactatgatagaagatagggctaggattgacaattctgtgatagaacatacgttgccaattaggaaactattcaagaggatacactcaagcagaggccctaggataggatagatcaaggcactttgtgatgaacagggagtaccaaataaattgacaattatgtgatacaacatatgttgtcaattggattaggctgaaattgacaattatgtgatagaacatacgttgccaattggataaggtactcaagaggatacactcaagtaggtgccctaaaagataagatcaaagcagcactttgtgatgaacatggaataccactaggataaaaagtagcactttgtgatgaacagggaatgccactaggatagaaagcaacgctttgtgatgaacagggagtgccactaggattgacatagttgatttgcttgactacaggaggacttaccaatgctggagtcacgggagagattcccttcgactcataatttatgaccagagctgacattcgaggatagagcagtAGTTGAGGTCATCGTACtgtgatatattatgtatgtgcctgagtttcagacgaacatgggattgctaacagcgctagctgagagatggcactcaaagacttgcacgtttcatttgccaatggTGAGATGACactcaccttagaggatgtgtacaggatactacaaataccgatcgatggggagttagttccttatgatcgagatggagacaaggacgcattgagatgagtgtttcaggatccagaactagagatgagggctggacatgtggcatgggataccatgacacaaacaggattggcactaccgacggtgctggcaggagtgattagtgggttcctctgtccggatagggtgacacgagggttggttgtgggatgggggaggactctggagacattggtgactgagcacaccagatttgcatgggggtcgtgtctgttggcacacttgtattatgagttgcatcaatttgtatatcatggatcagcaggattgggatgcagagtgacactgctgcaggtgtgggcatatgagcatctgttggTTACATGTctgatacacttcagaggtagaggacaTGGGCGCAGTTAtgtgcatctatatgatatgattacttcacagCCATGAATTgagaggctagagtattggcgcaGGGTTATGGATGAGATAGACAATGTGGTATGGAGGTTGTACcaggactgtgaggagtgggaggatgatgcagtggagctgccatatgtattctagagtaggtatctgatagggaggacaccgTATGTGATTGAGAGGCAGttgattgacagggtatgcaggcagtttggtaggatacaaCAAATGCCACGGGGGTTAGGAATGTATGCACGAACAATGAGGGATCAGGTCCATTTGGGGCCATTATTATCTTATGATTAGGCAGTGACACATCtgtaggagatggttcccatgccttgggacatatgggcggatgtggaggatgcagggatggatgcagagtacactgcatattgggcagagcatccatttccatggctgacggatcaaggggagccgatagatggagacAGCGGAGGCGAGgtgcagtggtagagaggagagtggctctgagGAGAAAGGGCGAAGAGGAGAGATGGGCTCAGCAGGCTCATATAGTGAGGGGCAAAGGTGGATTATTGTTagaggtgccagcaacacaggttcccagataggtacaagCTCCTAGACAGGGACGGGGATAGGGACAAGAGCAGccacagggatagggtgagggggagaggaggaggatgagctactatccttgagggagatctgtcagggacaggcatatgagatccaggatctggagagggatacaGGTAGACTTGGGAGACAACTAAGGGATACTAAGCAGGAGAGGGATTGAgctattcagtgctatacagagactgagacagcactgagggcagggaggcaggcagtagaggacacatgggccagatacgcctatgttatgcgggcaggggaggagatagcctactggagagacctgtattatggagtggtgccaccagatcagcgggctaggagcttctggagaccatcaCGAACTGCGGCGacctctggagggagagacaagaggcaagcgtctagcggtggggtcatgggtcctccaccaccaccagatagagggggcaggagagatgatcctgggatgGGTCCTTCCAGTGCTCATACTTCGTCGAGGCAAGCCGGCTCCAAGGgaaggagttcatcatagccttagagggatccCTATATATCAGTTTTGTGCCATTTTGTATGATAACAcgttcgggtgattgtagccatatgattttgacatcattgtatcatgacacttatgattttgagatatatatatatatatatatatatatatatatatatatatatatatatatatatatatatatatatatatatatatatatatatatatatatgagatgattcatccttgcggcaactatatgcatgtgtacctatgtgatgtttctatgtgttaatgcatgatttatatgtgatgcttatgatatgaatgcaaatatgtacatgatgaaatgcaatatttttgttcttttatgttttatatgttatgcatatgcaaatgtgaatgtatgaaatgcaaatgaatatgatgagaatgtagaatgtgctaacatgtgttgtgtgcaagatgtgatgcaattatgatatctatatgtatgtatgaaatgctaatatgtggcaatgcaggtgcagactaaatgaaatgcaaatatttttggtgtgtcattatactcggtcatgtgatagaaggctacacggactcaagaaaggcgatggaggt contains the following coding sequences:
- the LOC131860205 gene encoding uncharacterized protein LOC131860205, which gives rise to MEKEAAEGGGGRGGAGFWWVAGGVTQLAVATVAYRRGCGDALMPVKAFGVASLYVGAAACALGGALHHSGIHQVGDLVRLGESIRRRLGVPPRRQS